A region from the Wansuia hejianensis genome encodes:
- a CDS encoding helix-hairpin-helix domain-containing protein gives MEDDLLKIPGVGKNIAQDLRNIGIHTIEELKGRDPEEIYRLDCLKKGYLEDRCQLYVFRCAVYYADHSSHESEKLKWWYWKDKEYPEHL, from the coding sequence ATGGAAGATGACTTGCTGAAAATACCGGGTGTCGGGAAGAACATAGCCCAGGATCTCAGAAATATCGGTATTCATACGATAGAGGAGCTGAAAGGAAGGGACCCTGAGGAAATATACCGCTTGGATTGCCTGAAAAAAGGGTATCTGGAAGACAGATGCCAGCTCTATGTGTTCCGGTGCGCCGTTTACTACGCGGACCACAGCAGCCATGAGTCAGAAAAATTAAAATGGTGGTACTGGAAAGACAAAGAGTACCCGGAACATTTATAG